The genomic region CTATATTCTCTACCTCAACATCCATCAATGCTGAATAATTTTTAGGAAAAGATCATTTGTCATACAACCTATATACTGTATCTTTTACCTATGAAGTTGATGCCATTTCCATTTATGCCTTCAAAATTTCTTATAACATTAGGTGAATCTCTGAGGATGGTGTTAGATAATGTGGTCCAAGGGCTCCCTCTACAAAATACAGCTGGAGAGCTAGTGAAGGATTTTACTACTTTCTCATTATCTTTGCATGTAAGGTTCAATTATtgctttgttaaaaaaaataaagaaattcctATTGGAAGAGCAGTGTGTGACTTTTTCTTTATGCGTTGCATATGTGAAGCATTTTATATGAGGTGTAATGACAATGCATGGGGCATATTCCAGAAGAAATCTAAATTGAAAATTGGATTgcttatttccttttctttcttgtaaccAAAACTTTATAAAAGTGGAATGGACTTTTGAAGAATGTGGATTGACTTGACTGAATTTTCTTTACTTTGGCTTCTTGGTGTTTAGTTTGAACTTTCCCTTCATTTACTTTCAATATTGAAAATCTATTGTTGATTGAACTCTCAGGTTCTTGCTGACATATTACCAAAAGAAACACTTGTGTGGAAACTGAAGATGCTTAAGTCAGCTTCTGCTTATGCCCTTTCACGCCTTTATGCTATCAAAGCTCAGACTTTGATACTTTGCAGGTTCTTTCTCTTTGACATTGTACATCTTAAATTTGTCATAATATGGAATCATAACAAGTACATTGTTAACTTTTCACTTTCTGCTGGATGTGAAGTACATCATATAGTTAAACTACAATAGGTTAACTTGGCCAACAATTAAAAGCTTAGATGGTAAAAGTAAttgatttttatcttaaaataagatTGCATTATGATTAACCTAGTAGGATTTCTGTttgttatttgataaatatagaGGGCTGTAACAAGAaagaacaagagagaaaaatctGAATTGTAGAAGGCATAATTTTATTGAGTAGCAAAACATGTATTTTATACAGGAATAAGGAATAAGACAGTAATAAGAAAATTAGAATCGCATAACATCTGCTAGTGATGagcttaaactaaaaaaagagaATCAAAATATTCTGATTCTAATAGCTATTTGACTCTTTATTGCCTAAAAATTAGGGAAGTATTTGACTCTTCAAATATTGGCAACTTCTAGTATATTCCAAGTTTTTTCCTCAAGAACTCAGATTTTCCTTTAGGAAGTGCCTTTGTTAGGATCTCAGCATTCTGATGTTCTGTTCTACAATAAACAAGTTGCACTTCTCCATCCTACTGAGCTTCTCTTAGAAAAACTTGATCTATAATTGTTTCGTTTTGCCATGGAACAGTATATAATTAGCAATTGAAATTGCAGCTAGGTTGTCCATAAAGATATGTGTGCTTTCTATTTGTTCCATGGTCAAGTCTGTCATAAGCTTTCTGATTTGAAGAGCTTGGTTCACAAAAAGTAGCAGCTATGTACTCTGCATGTGCTGTTGATTGAGctataagttattgttttttagAACACCATGAAAACACGCCAGAACCTAAAGTGAAGTAATAACCTGAGGTGCTTCTCGTATGATTAACACATCCTACCCAATCACTATTAGAGTAACCAAGAAGATGAAAATTTTAGCTTGACTGAATGTTATTCCATAATCAACTAGCATAGTGCATGCACCTTGATAGTAAACTCACAACATACATAATGTGTGGTCTGTCTGGTTGCTGTTAAATGCATCAAACACGCTATTAAGCTTTAACCTTTCATCAACCCTTTCAGCTTCATCTTCGGACTCCAATAGCTTTCTTATGTTTGTCCACCAATTCCCTTGTATGATTTTTTCAATAGTTGTGAGCTTCTCCACTGCatctatctattttttattagttacaaCTTCTTTATATCCAGCAGGTTCCTGGTTCCATGATGGCAATGTTCCACATTTGATAAATGTCAGAAAGTGATCTTGTTCCTGTGGCAGGTTCTTCACCTATGTCATCATTCTCTTGAAAATCAATCTTCTTGTCATCTTCCCAGCTCCAGCTTTCTAACTCCAAGAATTTCACATCCCTGCTAACAATTACTTTGTCATGGTGTGCTAAATACATCTTGTGGGCCTTTGAAATTAAGCTACAGCCTACAAAGATTCTGAGTTCTGCTTTCTTGTCCAGTTTGTCTCTCTTAACCTGAGGAGTGTAAGAGAAGCACAAACAACTTAAATATCTTCAGATTAAGCAACTTGAGTTTGCAACCATACCATGCTTCAAAtggtgtcttttttttttttttttgccaagcTTTTGTTGGCAGCCTGTTCAGCAAAAATACTGCAGTACTTAAGGCTTCCACTCAGAATTTCTTTGGCAATTCTTTTTCATGAAGCAAGCACCTAGTCATCTCCATAATTGTCTTGTTCTTCCTTTCTGCAGGGTCATTTTGTTGAGGTGAATAAGGTACTATCAACGGCTGTTTTATGCCTGCATCTTCAcaaaacttattaatttttttgaaaggaatTCAATTCCATTGTTAGATTtgaggcttaaatatatttttggtccctataatttaacgttcttttcattttcgtccctgcaaaaaaatttctttgttttagtccttgcaaaatatgtttgttttgttttccatCCTTAAAATACTTTAGATAGCGCTTTGagtagtaaaaaaaagttttgaacaGTGAAAAAGCACTATCTAAAGCattttaaggacaaaaaataatataaacacaGTTTGCACTTTCTTTGAGTTTCCACCCAAGCTTTAAACTTCTAAAAGATGTGAGCAGCTTCAGATTTAAACTTCATTTAAGTAAATCCAGCACATTCTTGTGTTGTCATCAATGAAAACAATATAATATGTACTCCTATTCGGTGATGATGTGCTCATGGGCCCTCCAACATCTGTTTGTATTAATTGCAGCCTTTCCATAGCCCTCCAAGCCTAATTTTGTGGAAAAGAGAGCCTTGTTTGCTTTCCATATTGGCAGATAGCACATGCAGGAAGTTCTTCTAATTCAAGGGAATTTTTTGCTAGATTGTTCTTCTTCATAAACATTGGAGCGTTGTGATGGAAATGGCCCAATCTCGTACCAAAGTACCATACTGCTAACCTCTTTCTGCATTGCAGCCTGCTCCTTGTTCATGAAATCCAAGAAAagctttttcctttcatttgaaCATTGAACACCTCTCTACCTTTTGAGTCTTCATTCGTGCAATTTTTGTCTTCAAACAACACCTTATAACCTTTTTCCAGCAACTGAGGAACTCTTAAAAGGTTTTGATTGATTTCAAGGacatataaaacattaaaaattagtttcaaaTCTATGTGGCCTTCAATGGAGCCAATCCTTACTTTAGAGACAACAGCTTCATCCTACCTAATATCACATATACACAGCATATTTTAAAGTGTATGAAGTGAAACttactttgttattttcccttttagtGGAAATGATCAGTTACTGCCTAGTCAACAGGAAGGTGAAAGACTACTGGAGTTACTGCCTAGATCTAAAAGCCAACTTCGTAAATTTAATGACAGTGGCCATTTCCTATTCCTGGTATAAATTTCTCCCATTCTACTTTTCTGCATACATGCTTGTCCTTGTCATTTGCATTCAGGCATGCATTATGATACTTTTCATCTGATAAGAGTAAAAAGATATCAAATATAAGTTGGAAGTTCAAACAAACTTTAATATGATTCCTCTGTCCACTGCTAACAGGAGGACAGCATTGACCTGGTAACTATAGTCAAGGGCACTTCATACTACCGCCGCGGCAAGTCTCATGACTATATATCAGATTATATACCACCAACACCTGAAGAAGCCAGAAAAGTAACAGAATCATACAGGTATAAACAAGGTTAATTTGATCATATAAGCCATCAATTGCAATCGACAAGAGACttcatagtatatatatattgattaacTGATTGCAGTATAATGAAACTAGTTATAACATTGACACCTTTCACTTATAATGCTTCCAGTTTGTATAACCTTGTCTCAACTGTAATGCTCTCAACTTTGGAGGATGGGACTATTGTAAAAGGCCTTGCTGGAATTCCTTCAGAGGGGCCTGTTTTGTTTGTTGGGGACCACATGCTACTGGGATTAGACAAAGTTCCCCTGTGGTGTAGAATTTTTTCTGAAAGAAATATCGTTGTTAGAGGGATAGCACATCCCTTGTTTTTTATGAGaactaaaaaaggaaaattgccAGATGTATCTTATTTTGACGGTCTCAGAATCATGGGTGCTGTGCCTGTAGCACCAACCAACCTCTACAAGCTTTTTTCTTCCAAGTCTCATGTCCTATTATATCCTGGAGGGATACGCGAGGCTTTTCATAGGAAGGTAAATCTCAATAAATAACTCTTTCTATTACCAGTGAGTTTCATCTTTTACATGGAATCATGGATTTGCTCATTTGACTACTTCTAAGGTCTATGGCTTGAATTATACTATCTTGAACAAAAATACCCAAGGCTGGGCTAAATTTTGGAAAAGAGCGTGTGAAACTTATatgaattgaattaattatctgATATCACTATtctgtattttaattttcatttaagcaaaaacagagaaaaaaaggaaattgcATGAAATGTCATAGGTTGTAGATATGCTGGAGAACAAAATTATAACTTCTCCCTTTATTACAACGACCAAGCCATGTTTATAGATAAACTATTGATCTTTATATTCTTAATGGCTTAACACTTACTGCTTTTTTAAGTCTTCCTTTTGCCTCTAGCTATTGGACTAGTCTCATTTTGATTTGCTCTTGCATAGTGGGGATTTTCTAGGTCTTCTCCACACATGTACATATAACCCATGGTATGCTTCATGGATTGTTTTACGATACTTTTTACCTCAACTTTCTCTCCAAATTCCTAATCCTTTCTTGTCTATTATCATATTATGTCCACTCATCTTATGAAGCATTCACATCTTTGTTACATTgagtttattattttgttagcaTTTTCCATCCAAGATTTAGTTCCATACAACATCACAACTCTTGTAGCTGTTAGACTCAAGAAATAATCACACATTGAATTCTAAAAAAAGATACAAATAATCTGGTTTTTGGGCCAGATTTGAGTATAAATAAAGGGTTTCCTCTAATACACACCAGATTTACCTCTACAAAGAGTTTTATCCTTCAAAACACGGGGAACAACTGTCTAGCGCCTTAGTTCCCTTTCAGTATCTATCACATCTTCTTATGGTACGACAAAGGCAGAGTTCTGAGGAGGAACACTGAGTGTAAACGTATAAGATGTTGGGGTATctttcaagttttaaaaaaatgaaaggaaatgcATATTGTATCATTCGCACATCCATTACCTGTTTGTTTGGAAAAACTTTTTCATGAGAAGTAATCTCTATTTGCAGAGGGGAGGGGGGGGCGGGGGGGGTGCGGGAAATGTGATTAATTTTGGAATGTAACTTAAATGAAACACACacttaatatgaaattttttaggCTCACTTTATCTGTCTCTGTCTCTATTTATGCTTTGAAATATACCAGAGTCGTTTAAAATCTCCAACATTGCATTAATTCTCAGGGTGAAGAATACAAGTTATTCTGGCCTGAACAATCCGAGTTTGTAAGGATGGCAGCAAGATTTGGAGCCAAAATAGTACCTTTTGGTGTAGTTGGAGAAGATGACATTGGTCAAGTAAGTTTTGGTCTTTTCTGAACCAATCATTTTCCTCTATGAATTTATTATAGCCTGAAAATGCTTGTATCAGGCAAAGCATGACcaattgtttttatatatagaaagcATAATTCTACTAAACTTCTCATATTTACAAACTTTTCTCTGAgcattatgatttaattttggTTCACTGTGAGTGacatgcatttttttcaatgtCATCTAAGTGTTTGTTAACACATCAATGAAGGATTTTGACTTTGCAGGTAGTTGTAGCATAGTCAGCCTAAGTTATTTACATGAAGTGATAGGACACGATTGGAAAATTTCTTAAAGattgatattaaataaataaataaataaattatctctCTTTCTCTGTGTCTTTGTATGTATTTGCATGTGTTAGAGAGCTGAGTAATTGGGAAAGGCTTTGCAATTCACGGGACAGCTTATGTTATCGTAGTTTTACTTATTGAATGGtcctaaattaaatatttagaaactAAGGAAGCGTCTGATACTTATCTAAATGTTTCCGACCAAACAGATTTTATTCGTTCCTAGAAAACATGATTTTCAAGATTCATGATTCCAGGACGTGAAAAAACTTCTCCCCTTCCAAACACTCCCCGAGAGTTTtccatattttatttctctctcccTCTTAATGCATGAATATCTCcatctttgaatttcattttcccATGATCTGTGGATGCCTTGGACATGGATTTACCATAACACATCATATCACATTGGTCTTTTCAGGTAGTTTTTGATTATGACGACTTGGTGAAAATTCCTTACTTTAGGTCTGAAATAGAAAGCCTCACAAAGGAGACTGCGCACTTGAGGTATCTTgtttggtgttttttttataattcatacCAGATTATgaaatataacattttatatatacatcTTTATTATATAGGAATGATGCTGGTGGTGAGGTGGCAAATCAACAAGTGCATTTGCCTTTGATTTTGCCTAAAGTTCCTGGCCGGTTCTACTTTTATTTTGGAAAACCATTGGAAACGAAAGGTATGCCCTATGCATATTTACAGCttggcatttttatttttattttgctgaGTTGTCTGTACAGCTTGGAATATTGTCCATGAAGTATATATggtgttaaaatttaaaaatgatttttccttAAATTTAATGAGATATTGTTTGACAGGAAGGGAACAAGAACTGAGAGACAAGCAGAAATCTCAAGAGTTATATTTACAATTGAAATCTGAGGTTGAGAAATGTATTGCTTATTTaaaggagaaaagagaaagcGACCCCTACAGAGGTTTAGGGCCTCGCCTATTATACCAGGCCAGTCATGGCTTTGAGTCTGATGTTCcaacatttgaaatttaaatgaaaaataaatatatttttttatgttaagaaAACTGAAATTgcctaatttttgttttaattatttttcaaattaaaatatactaaacaataatatttagacaacaaaataatattaaataaaatgcccctaaatttaataatatctaTTCACTTAATTTTCACATTAATTTACATTTGtagtgaaaaattaaatataaaaaaataatactagtaaaataataagaaagcaCATGCATAAATCAATTAATGAGTTATACAATCCAATATGGtgcaaaaaaaacataatttaaccaAAAGGGAAAGGAACTTATATAACTAAGTACCTAGTACTTCACAATATTAAAATCAAGACTAGCTAATTAAATGGTACCCGATGACTTTGCTTCAAGATCTTCACTCCATTTTCCTGTTAAAATTCTTAGCAACTCTAAGTCACctgaaaaaaattcatgaattaaatatgaatcattaattacaaaataaaattatggaaATTTACCAAATTATTTTACCTAATTTTACTTAACATTATGCCAAAAAGACATAATCATTTAcacattatttcaaaaaatagtaCATAACATTCTATTGAATGCTATTTAAATTGAATATTATGTATGcaaaaatatcaaaagaataaattagTATTAGTAAACAATTAAGAgggtaaaaatgttatttttttgtaattaggaGAAAAACCTTTTAAACATAACGAATTTCAGGcatatttaactttaaaataatatttttttttaaaaaaagaacttgTGTTTATAAATTGTGAAAGAGAAATAAGGATTTGCTACGCATGCCCTTCTAATTAATATAAGGGGAGTCTAAGGAAAAATGATAAGCAAACCTTTGACATAAACATTGATCTTGTGTACTCTTCTTAGTTGAAGACCAAATTTCTCAAAGTAAATGGTTACAATGATGTCTCATGTATGGGAGCACACAGACCTGTAGAAACAAATtcgaattaataaaaattactgagaCTTGAATAACATACTGTTAATGCTCAAGTAGACacttagtatttttttgttgttaaaatacactcctatatattttatcttttttaatatatgtcctttacttttttaaaagtttttttaaattttttttaactctcaAATTTGAGGTTAATATAAGGACAATTTCtgttattcatatatatagagaggGAGGGAGACTAATAGGTGTGCAGATGTAATGACTAGTCCGGCGTGCAATATGAAGGTTGATTATATGATTTACTGGATCGCTTCTTTGTTGCAAATCTCTACCCACACTTTACAAAAGAGTAATCTCCTCTTTTGGGCTTTAAACCCCTTTGAATAccccaaaaaaaattgaattaatatatTGTCCTTTAGAAATTGTGaccattta from Glycine soja cultivar W05 chromosome 16, ASM419377v2, whole genome shotgun sequence harbors:
- the LOC114389100 gene encoding acyltransferase-like protein At3g26840, chloroplastic, which codes for MRLRSRNTQQRHSANTVTSGIITFLIITNALFIFESRANMAATGARLFSAALFRRYPPSPDGKTNSRRTPIATPRLAVSVDQVPPATVEKEKRREEKKKRRMNGWNEYLERSKELIKPDGGPPRWFSPLECASRLDNSPLLLFLPGIDGVGLGLILHHQKLGRIFDIWCLHIPVADRTPFTDLVKIVERTVRSEYQRSPNRPIYLVGESLGACLALAVAALSSDIDLVLILANPATSIRRSHLQLLTPLLEALPDPFSPALPNILRSTTGESLRMVLDNVVQGLPLQNTAGELVKDFTTFSLSLHVLADILPKETLVWKLKMLKSASAYALSRLYAIKAQTLILCSGNDQLLPSQQEGERLLELLPRSKSQLRKFNDSGHFLFLEDSIDLVTIVKGTSYYRRGKSHDYISDYIPPTPEEARKVTESYSLYNLVSTVMLSTLEDGTIVKGLAGIPSEGPVLFVGDHMLLGLDKVPLWCRIFSERNIVVRGIAHPLFFMRTKKGKLPDVSYFDGLRIMGAVPVAPTNLYKLFSSKSHVLLYPGGIREAFHRKGEEYKLFWPEQSEFVRMAARFGAKIVPFGVVGEDDIGQVVFDYDDLVKIPYFRSEIESLTKETAHLRNDAGGEVANQQVHLPLILPKVPGRFYFYFGKPLETKGREQELRDKQKSQELYLQLKSEVEKCIAYLKEKRESDPYRGLGPRLLYQASHGFESDVPTFEI